The nucleotide sequence CGTCGCCCTCGGCCGTCCGCTGCGTGACGAAACATCGGCCGACGACGCCCGGCAAGCGCCCCTCGATCCGAGGTTTGTCGGGGTGCATGTTCTCGACGAGGATCTCCTCGACGCCCTCGAAGAAGCCGGCCGGGAGCTGCTGATCGTTCGGCGCGGCGCTCCACATGGAGAGGTCCATGTCCTTCGCCAGGCCCGGCAGATCCTCGCGCATCCACTTCGTGTCGTAGGTGCCGATCTTCGGCCACCGCTGGGCCCAGAGCAGATCGTAGGGCCCGAAGCCCGCGGGCGGCGGCCTGTCGGACGTGCTCTTGATGAGCCTGTCCGGCAGCTCGATGTTCGGCAAGCGGTGCAGCACGCGCCCGTCGACCTTGATCGGGGCGAACCCCACGCCGATGGGGTTCTGCGGGAACCCCTCGCCGCCGAACGCGTGCGTGTAGCGGATGGGCATCTCGGTGAAGAGCTCGGGATCACTCGGCGTGCCGTCGCGGCGGAAGACCCGATCGCCGATGACGTAGAGCGTCTTGTCGACGGGGCCGACCTTCACGCGCACGGACGCCGCGGGCCTCGGGACACGGTTCGCCGTGAAGCAACGGCCGTGCACGAGCACCTCGCCGCGTTGCTTGGGCATACACTCGTCGATCACCGCCTCCTTGCCGAGCTCCGCGGCCGCGAGGCGCCACATCTCGACCTCGGAGAGCAGGCTCGGCGCCTTTCCGAGGTCGCAGAAGACGAAGACCGTCGGCACGAAGTAGTGCTTGTGATCGAGCTCGAACGTCCGCGTGAGGACGCCGAGCTTCATGGGCTTGATGGTCTTCAAGGTGCCGTCACGTGAACGTATGCACGCCCGAGGGGTGGATGAGGACGCCGATGCCCACGAACTTCACCCCGTCCTCGTCGAGCTTCGCGCCCGCGGCCGTGGACTTGAGGCCCGTCTTGCGCAGGTTCAAACCCGTGAACGAGATGGCCGTGCCCTTCGCCGAGGCCGTGAGCGCGCCATAACTCGAGGACTTGCCCGTCGCCGCAAGTTTGACCACGAACATGTTCAGCTTCACCCCGACGAGGTGCAGCTTGAGCAGCATGTTGATGTCGAGGCTCGACGCCTGGTGCGTGATCGGGCCCGCTGCCACGTGGATCGTCGCCGCGCCGACGTTCACCGTCTCCGAGCCGCCGATCTCCGTGTCGTGGTTGCCGCCGACGAGCGCGCCGAGCACCGCGCCGGCGTGGATCGTCCGCGCGCCTCCGATGTTCGTCGTCTGGTTGCCGCCGTAGTCCTGCAGGACGATCGCCCCGACGGTCTGATCCCGCGTCGCGCCGTACGTCTCCGTGAAGGAAGCCGCGATGCTCGTCGTCCGCGTCGCGCCGTACGTCTCGCCCACGTCGCCGGCGACGTTCTCCTTCAGCGCGCCGCCGACGATGTTCGCGTGGCTCGCGCCGGTCTCTCGCGCCTCGTTGCCGCCGATGATCATGAGCCGGCTGCCGCCGATCATGCGGACCTGGTTCGCGCCGATGGTCTCCGTCTGGTTGGCCCCGACGGAGAGCGTGTCGTTCGCGCCGATCTGGATCGTCTGGTTGCCGCCGATCTCCTCGGTGTTGCTCGCCCCCACCGTCATGAGCGCGTCGGCGCCGACGTTCTCCACGCGCTCGCTGCCGACGTTCGTGACCATGTCCTTGCCGGCGTTCGTGTAGATGCGCTCGCTGCCGGCCGTGTCCTCGAACGAGATCTCGTTGCGCACGCCGCCGCCGGGCGTCGAGAGCGACCACATCGTACTGTGCGTCGGGTTCGTCTGCGCGGGGCGGTTCTTGCCGTTGTAGACGCGGCCCGTGACGAAGGGCCTGTCGGGATCACCGTCCTCGAACTCGACGATCACCTCGCACCCGACGCGCGGGTGCCAGATGCCGCCCTGACCACCACGCGCAAAAGGCTCGCTCACGCGGACCCACTTGCTCGAAGGCTCCTTGGCGAGCCGCTTCTCGTCGGTGTCCCAGTGAAACCGGACGCGCACGCAGCCGAGCGCGCTCGGCCCGCCGAGGTTCACCTCGGACCCACGCGCGCTCGGCTCCGCGGTCACGAACGCGGTCTGCGCGCCGACGATCCGCGGCTTCTGCGTCCTCCGCGCCGGGCGATACCGGCTCTCCGCGACGTCGCTCCCGCGGCCGCGGCAAGCGCACTCGATCTCGACGTGGAACGGCTCCGCCTGGGCGTCGCCCGCGTCGACCGAGAGCACGCCTTGCTGCTCGCCGACGGCGCGCAAACGCGTGACGAGGTACTCGCCTTCGTAGCGGGCCTTCGGGTGCTCCAGCGTGAAGATCGATCCCGCGGAGAGCACACGCGTCACCCCCTCGCCGACGGCGTACGAGGCCTCGGTGTGCAGCTCGTCGAGCCGCGCCTCCGCGAGGGGCTGCCCGAGCTCGGCGCTCTCGAAGGAGCCGCCGTGGAAGGCGTACGCGGAGAGATCCGACGCGCCGGAGAGCGCCTCCGCGTCCACGTCGAGCGCGGGTTTCTCCCAGTTGTACGCGCCGAGGTGCACCCTCGCCTCGCGCAGCCGCGCGCCGAGGCGGAACGTGCCGATCCCGCGGCCCGGTTTGCCCGGACCAAACACGTCGTCGCCCGGCACGCGCGGGCGGCCAAAATCCTTGTCCGAGAGCACGAGCAGGCTCGCGTCGTCCGTGTGCTCGAAGTGGTAGCCGATCCCCTCCTCTTCGAGCAGCCGCGCCACGAAATCGAGGTCGCTCTCGTTGTACTGGACCACGTACGGCCGTGCCCTCGGGTCGTCGAGCCGGCTGCCCTTGATGCGCCAGGTGAAGCGCGCCGCCGCGGCCGTGAACGAGGGCGGGCCGACCGGCGGATCGAGCAACGCGCCCTTCGTGAGCGTCATCCCCGCGTCGTCGCGAAGCACGCTCTCGAGGATCTGCCGCAACGTCTTGTCGACGAAGACGCGGCTCCGCGTGCGGTAACGCGCGCGCGCGAGCAGCGGCTCGAGCACCACGCGGTACACCGATCCCTCGGGCACGCTCGTGACGTCCTCGGCCTCGGTGACGACGCCGTGCACGACCTTCCACGCGGGCGCCGAGAGCGTCGTGATCCAGAGGCTCGCACGCTTGCCCAGCATGGCTTCGGGATCGAGATCGGCCGCCTTCGCGAGGAGCAAGAGCTCGTACCGGAAGAGGCGGCTCATCCCCTCCTCGCCCTCGAAGCGCGCGACCCGCAAGGGCTCGGCCTCGTCCTCCCACGCAAACACGAAATCGTCGGTGTTCATCGGTCTCCTCGTGCCAGCGCGAGCGCCCTCAAAGCTTGATGATGAGCCCGACCCGGGTCTTGACCCCGTTGTTCTGCATGTGCCCCCCGTCGACCCGCGTGAGCAGGCCAAACGCGTCCACGTCCGCGCCGACGAGCTCCAGGTTGAGCCCGGCCGCCGCGGCGCTCACGCCCATCGTCGACGACGAGTACCCCGTCGCGCTGAGCGCGATCCCGCCGATCGTCACGTCGAGGCCCGTGATCGTGTACTTCGCGACGTCGACGTCGCTCCGGTTCGAATCGAGCGCCTTGTACCGAGGCGCGAGGTAGATCGCGCCGCCGCCCGTGTCGAGCGTGTGGCTGCCCGCGATCTTCGTGGTGACCGAGCCCGCCACGATGCGGATCGACGCCGCGGAGACCGTCGTGTCGAGGCTCGCGCACGAGAGCTCGCGGTTGCCCCCGACCATCTTCAGGTGCGCCGCCCCGAAGCCTTGCGTGTGCGCGCCGGTGATCGTCGTCGTCCGGTCGCCGCCCACGGTCTCGGTCTCGTTCGCGGCGACGCTCGTCGTGAGCGAGCCGCCGATCTCCTCGGTCACGCTGCCGCCGACGAGCTCGGTGTGCGCCCCGGCGATCGAGATCGACTGATCGGCGCCGACGAAGTGCGCCTCGTTGCCCCCGATGATCGTCGCCGAGTTCGCGCCGATCGTCGTCGTCACGTTGCCCCCGACGAGGGCCGTGTCGTTGCCGCCCACCGTGACCGTCTCGTCGCCGCCGATCGTCACCGCCGAGCTCGCGCCGATCGTCTCCGTGTCGTTCGCGCCGACCGTCATCGCGCTGTTCGAACCCACCGTCTCCAGGCGCTCGTTGCCGACGTCGGTCTCCATGTCCTTGCCGGCGTTCGTGTAGATGCGCTCGGCGCCTGCCGTGTCGTCGAACGTGATCTCGTTGTGCACGGCCCCGCCGGGGCTCGCGTTCGACTTCAGCGTGCTGATGCTGGGCGCGCCGCCGTGGTAGGGCCGGTTCTTGCCGTTGTAGACGCGGCCGACGACGAGCGGACGATCGGGATCCCCCTCCTCGAAATCGACGATCACCTCCGTGCCCACGCGCGGGTGCCACACGCCGCCCATGCCGCTGCCCGCGAAGGGCTCGCTCACCCGCACCCAGGCGCTCGAAGGCTCCTTCGCGAGCCGCGCCGCGTCCGTGTCCCAGTGGAACCGGAGCCGCACGCAGCCGATCTGCGCGCCCGGCGGCCCGCCGATGTGGATCTCCGCGCCCGGCGACGAGGGCTCCGCGGTCACGGTGGCCGTTTGTGTCCCGACGATCCGCGGCCTCGGCGTGACACGCGGCGGGCGGAACCCGCTCGCCTCGACCGCTGTCCCCTGCCCCCTTCGCGCGCAGCCGAACCGCACGAAAAACGGCTCGCTCGTGCCGCCGTCCCCGCCGCTCGCGAGCACGCCCGCTTGCTCGGCCACGACCTCCAGCGACGTCACGAGGTACTCGCCCTCGAGCCGCGGCTTCTTGTGCTCGAGCTTGAAGATCGTCCCCGCGCCGAGGACCCGCAGGTGCCCCTCGCCCCGCGCGAACCGCGCCTCCGTCCTGTGCCGCTCGAGCCGCGCCTTCGCGAGCGGCTGGCCCTGGCTCGCCTCGTCCGGGAACCCGCCCGGATACAGCACCTCGAAGAGATCCGCGCCCTTCTCGCCCGCCCGCGCCGCCATGTCGAGGCCGGGCTGCTTCCAGTTGTACTCCCCGAGCGAGACGGCCCCGGGCCGCAGCTTGCCGCCCGCGAAGAACCCACGCACCTCGCGCCCGTCGATCCCGATGCCCACGAGATCCGGCGCGAGCCGCGGCCGCCCCGCGTCGCTGTCCGTCAACACGAGCAGGCTCGTCTCCGCGCCGTTCTCGACGTGGTAGCTGATCCCCTCCTCCTCGAGCAGCCGCGAGACGAACGCGAAGTCGCTCTCGTTGTACTGCACGACGAAGGGCCGCACGCGCCGGCTGTCGAGCCGCGACGTGTCCTCCACGCGCCACGCGAACGCCTCCTTCGCCGGCGTATACCCGGCGTCGCCGAGATCCGGCGCGGGCGCCTCGGCGCCGGCCTCGTGCACGAGCGGATCCCCGAGCAACACGGCCGTGACGATCTCGCGCAGCGTCTTGTCGAGGAAGATCCGGCACCGCCTCCGGTGCGTGGCGCGCGCGAACGGCGGCGCGAGCACCACGCGTAACGTGCGCCCCTCCGGCAGCCGCGCGATCTCCTCGGCCTCCACGACGATCCCGTGCACGCTCCTGTACAGCGGGGCCGAGAGCGTCGTGATCCGCAGCGTCGCGCGTTTGCCCACGAGCGCCTCGACGGCCGTCGTCCCGGCCGGATCGAGCAGCAGGATCTCGTACCGATACAGCGACGAGATCGCCTCGACGCCGCGGAGCCGCGCGACCCGGAGCGAGGCCCAGGGGTCGGCCCCGGAGACCTCTTCACAAGCGAACGTGTAGTCCAAGCTCGGCATGGGTTCCTCTTGCTCTCAGGCCTCGACGTTCGGCCCGCCGCCCTGGTGGTCCACGCCCGACGCCACGAGCCCGACGGCGGCGACCTTGAGGATCCCGCCGCACATCCGCTTCTCGAAGCCGTACGCGCTCGGCTCCGCGCCGCTCGACGACTTGCCGATCCCCGTCACGTCGCGGGTCATCCCGATGGCCTCCAGCGTGATCACGTTGATGGACATCGACGAGCCCTGCGCGTCGAGCTTCGCGCTCTTGATGTCGTCCTCGAACGCCGAAGCCGTGAGGTGCAGCGGGCCATTTCGCGTGATCGATCCCCCGACCTCCATCGTCTGCGGCCCGCCGCTCGCCTCGATCTCGACCGCGCCCACCTGCGTCGTGACGCTGCCCGTCACCACGGTCTTGTAGTTGCCGCCGATCATCATCAGCCGCGCGGCGCTCACCGTCAGCGCGTGCGAGGCCGCGCTCTCGGTCACGTCCCCGCTCACCGTGACCTTCATCATCGCGCCGAAGCTCTCCGTCACCGCGCCGCCCACGGTCGAGTCGCGCGAAGCTCCGTACGTCTCGTCGACCGCGCCGCCGACCTCCTCGGTCACGCTCCCGCCGACGCCGATCGTCTGCGATCCGCCGACCATGTTCAGCTCGTTCGCGCCCACGGTGTGCGTGTGGTTGCCGCCGATGATCGTGACCGCGTCGCCGCCGATCGTGATCGTCTGGTTGCCGCCGATCGTCAGCGTGTCGTTCG is from Polyangium spumosum and encodes:
- a CDS encoding type VI secretion system Vgr family protein, whose product is MNTDDFVFAWEDEAEPLRVARFEGEEGMSRLFRYELLLLAKAADLDPEAMLGKRASLWITTLSAPAWKVVHGVVTEAEDVTSVPEGSVYRVVLEPLLARARYRTRSRVFVDKTLRQILESVLRDDAGMTLTKGALLDPPVGPPSFTAAAARFTWRIKGSRLDDPRARPYVVQYNESDLDFVARLLEEEGIGYHFEHTDDASLLVLSDKDFGRPRVPGDDVFGPGKPGRGIGTFRLGARLREARVHLGAYNWEKPALDVDAEALSGASDLSAYAFHGGSFESAELGQPLAEARLDELHTEASYAVGEGVTRVLSAGSIFTLEHPKARYEGEYLVTRLRAVGEQQGVLSVDAGDAQAEPFHVEIECACRGRGSDVAESRYRPARRTQKPRIVGAQTAFVTAEPSARGSEVNLGGPSALGCVRVRFHWDTDEKRLAKEPSSKWVRVSEPFARGGQGGIWHPRVGCEVIVEFEDGDPDRPFVTGRVYNGKNRPAQTNPTHSTMWSLSTPGGGVRNEISFEDTAGSERIYTNAGKDMVTNVGSERVENVGADALMTVGASNTEEIGGNQTIQIGANDTLSVGANQTETIGANQVRMIGGSRLMIIGGNEARETGASHANIVGGALKENVAGDVGETYGATRTTSIAASFTETYGATRDQTVGAIVLQDYGGNQTTNIGGARTIHAGAVLGALVGGNHDTEIGGSETVNVGAATIHVAAGPITHQASSLDINMLLKLHLVGVKLNMFVVKLAATGKSSSYGALTASAKGTAISFTGLNLRKTGLKSTAAGAKLDEDGVKFVGIGVLIHPSGVHTFT
- a CDS encoding type VI secretion system Vgr family protein, with product MPSLDYTFACEEVSGADPWASLRVARLRGVEAISSLYRYEILLLDPAGTTAVEALVGKRATLRITTLSAPLYRSVHGIVVEAEEIARLPEGRTLRVVLAPPFARATHRRRCRIFLDKTLREIVTAVLLGDPLVHEAGAEAPAPDLGDAGYTPAKEAFAWRVEDTSRLDSRRVRPFVVQYNESDFAFVSRLLEEEGISYHVENGAETSLLVLTDSDAGRPRLAPDLVGIGIDGREVRGFFAGGKLRPGAVSLGEYNWKQPGLDMAARAGEKGADLFEVLYPGGFPDEASQGQPLAKARLERHRTEARFARGEGHLRVLGAGTIFKLEHKKPRLEGEYLVTSLEVVAEQAGVLASGGDGGTSEPFFVRFGCARRGQGTAVEASGFRPPRVTPRPRIVGTQTATVTAEPSSPGAEIHIGGPPGAQIGCVRLRFHWDTDAARLAKEPSSAWVRVSEPFAGSGMGGVWHPRVGTEVIVDFEEGDPDRPLVVGRVYNGKNRPYHGGAPSISTLKSNASPGGAVHNEITFDDTAGAERIYTNAGKDMETDVGNERLETVGSNSAMTVGANDTETIGASSAVTIGGDETVTVGGNDTALVGGNVTTTIGANSATIIGGNEAHFVGADQSISIAGAHTELVGGSVTEEIGGSLTTSVAANETETVGGDRTTTITGAHTQGFGAAHLKMVGGNRELSCASLDTTVSAASIRIVAGSVTTKIAGSHTLDTGGGAIYLAPRYKALDSNRSDVDVAKYTITGLDVTIGGIALSATGYSSSTMGVSAAAAGLNLELVGADVDAFGLLTRVDGGHMQNNGVKTRVGLIIKL